Proteins co-encoded in one Sinobacterium norvegicum genomic window:
- a CDS encoding HlyC/CorC family transporter, whose translation MSEERSSNDPDEKSWIGKLTDIFSPEAKNSDDLREQIRSAEQNEIIDADALSIIEGAMEVSRQKVRDILIPSTKMVSIAGDSSIEDTLEMVIESSHSRFPVFGEDRDDILGILLAKDLLPQLLKRDSDFNLKSVIRPVYIVPESKRLNVLLREFRENRNHMAVVIDEYGCVAGLVTIEDVLEQIVGDIEDEYDTETEEEIHNIDDNNFLVKAITSIEDFNESFDSGFSDEEFDTIGGLVSQSFGRLPEINDKIVIEGFEFQVIEADGRRIETLSVTTP comes from the coding sequence ATGAGCGAAGAACGATCTAGCAACGATCCAGACGAGAAATCCTGGATCGGAAAACTAACAGATATTTTTTCACCCGAAGCAAAAAACAGCGACGATCTGCGCGAACAAATTCGCTCAGCAGAACAAAACGAGATCATCGACGCCGACGCCCTCAGCATTATCGAAGGTGCGATGGAAGTCTCTCGCCAGAAAGTTCGCGACATCCTCATTCCCAGTACAAAAATGGTCTCTATTGCCGGTGACTCCAGCATCGAAGACACGCTCGAAATGGTCATCGAATCCTCTCACTCTCGCTTTCCCGTCTTTGGCGAGGACCGCGACGATATTCTCGGCATTTTGCTGGCCAAGGATTTGCTCCCCCAATTACTTAAACGCGATTCAGACTTCAATTTAAAATCGGTCATCAGACCGGTCTATATTGTACCCGAAAGTAAACGCCTCAATGTGTTGCTGCGCGAGTTCCGCGAGAACCGTAATCACATGGCCGTGGTCATCGACGAGTATGGTTGTGTTGCTGGTCTTGTTACCATCGAGGATGTGCTGGAGCAAATCGTTGGCGACATCGAAGACGAGTACGATACTGAGACAGAAGAAGAAATCCACAACATCGACGACAATAACTTTCTCGTCAAGGCGATTACCAGCATTGAGGATTTCAACGAATCCTTCGACTCTGGTTTCAGCGATGAGGAGTTCGACACCATTGGCGGCCTCGTCAGTCAGAGCTTTGGCCGCCTGCCTGAGATCAACGATAAGATTGTCATCGAGGGCTTCGAATTTCAAGTTATCGAGGCCGATGGCCGCCGCATAGAAACTCTGTCGGTCACCACCCCTTAA
- the lnt gene encoding apolipoprotein N-acyltransferase: MEKLLQIITRPGRLGHFIAFLCGAAVTLSFAPFDFWPAGIIAVTGLIAGLSKVELKQGLWRSYCYGFGLFIGGASWVYVSIHEYGNAPVVLAAFFTLLFCLVLALFYMIPAYIHIRWSRALPLGSAIIFPLLYLFGEWLRSWFLTGFPWLYLGYGHLNTALAGWVPIGGVWAATLATTLTAGAIALMLQTQKNAAQQLYAIASLCLIWGGGYWLNSIEWVKPSGKTLSVAMIQPNIPQQLKWRPEQLQPTLKLLADDSAKVWGHDLVIWPEAAVPMLYQRAKPFLKTMSAQARQHNSTLITGIPYRRNITDNGKQRTIFHNSIVASGAEQSIYFKQRLVPFGEYVPLESVLRGVIDFFDMPMSNFRPGDSNQSLLITDQAKLLPLICYEVVYPDLSQRHAANSDLLLTVSNDAWFGASIGPLQHLQMAQMRALENGRWMLRATNNGVSAIIDHRGRIVQQSEQFQHQTLTGSVDIMQGTTPWARLGSAVQ, encoded by the coding sequence GTGGAAAAACTCCTTCAGATTATCACTCGGCCGGGCAGGCTCGGCCATTTTATTGCCTTTCTCTGCGGCGCCGCCGTCACTCTTTCTTTCGCCCCCTTCGATTTCTGGCCCGCCGGCATTATCGCGGTCACGGGTTTGATTGCCGGTCTTAGCAAGGTCGAGCTAAAACAAGGTCTGTGGCGAAGCTATTGCTACGGCTTTGGCCTGTTCATCGGCGGTGCGTCTTGGGTCTACGTCAGCATCCACGAATACGGTAATGCCCCTGTTGTCCTCGCGGCATTTTTCACCCTATTATTCTGCCTCGTGCTAGCACTGTTCTACATGATTCCAGCCTATATTCATATTCGCTGGAGCCGCGCCCTCCCGCTGGGTAGCGCCATTATCTTTCCCCTGCTGTATCTCTTTGGCGAGTGGCTACGAAGCTGGTTTCTGACCGGCTTCCCCTGGCTCTACCTCGGTTATGGCCACCTCAACACCGCTCTTGCTGGCTGGGTGCCAATCGGTGGCGTATGGGCGGCAACCCTGGCAACAACGCTGACCGCCGGCGCGATAGCCCTGATGCTGCAAACCCAAAAAAATGCGGCGCAGCAACTGTATGCTATTGCCTCGCTGTGCCTTATTTGGGGTGGTGGCTATTGGCTCAACAGCATCGAATGGGTCAAACCGAGCGGCAAGACATTGAGCGTGGCGATGATTCAGCCCAATATTCCACAGCAGCTAAAATGGCGGCCGGAACAATTACAGCCGACCCTCAAACTGCTGGCCGATGACAGCGCCAAGGTGTGGGGACACGACTTAGTGATCTGGCCCGAGGCCGCCGTGCCCATGCTCTACCAGCGCGCCAAGCCCTTTCTCAAAACCATGTCGGCACAGGCTCGGCAACATAACAGCACGCTGATAACCGGTATTCCCTATCGACGCAACATTACTGATAACGGTAAACAGCGGACGATTTTTCACAACAGCATTGTCGCCAGTGGCGCCGAACAATCGATCTACTTCAAACAGCGACTGGTGCCCTTTGGCGAATACGTACCACTGGAATCAGTCCTGCGTGGAGTGATCGATTTCTTCGACATGCCGATGTCAAACTTTCGTCCCGGCGACAGCAATCAGTCATTACTGATCACCGACCAGGCTAAACTGCTGCCATTGATCTGCTACGAAGTAGTCTATCCCGATTTATCGCAGCGCCATGCCGCCAATAGCGACCTCTTGCTCACCGTTAGTAATGACGCCTGGTTTGGCGCCTCAATCGGGCCGCTGCAGCACCTGCAGATGGCGCAAATGCGCGCCTTGGAAAACGGTCGCTGGATGTTACGCGCCACCAATAATGGTGTCTCTGCCATCATCGATCACCGCGGCAGAATCGTGCAGCAAAGCGAACAATTCCAGCATCAAACATTGACCGGCAGCGTCGATATCATGCAGGGCACGACACCCTGGGCGAGGCTGGGCAGCGCTGTTCAATAG
- the lptE gene encoding LPS assembly lipoprotein LptE — protein sequence MHTLTKSLRNIGLATVVLTLTLLAGCGFQLRGNVDIAEPITNLKLTGKTRGPIIEQIKRSFTLYDINVADITDSTAYELAFIEVKEDERSVGYDAQARTSEYELTMVVEFTLLNNEGLTLIPPRKVYAEKIYYNNPDNVIASDNEKELLLRDLRTQLAVSIVNQLATIDDQRLLELQAQAEEQQQQNPTPPAATSDSSFFDQP from the coding sequence ATGCACACATTGACCAAGAGTCTACGCAACATAGGCCTCGCCACCGTTGTTCTTACCTTGACTCTACTTGCCGGCTGCGGCTTCCAATTACGCGGCAATGTCGATATTGCAGAGCCTATTACCAACTTGAAGCTCACCGGTAAAACTCGCGGCCCGATTATCGAGCAAATCAAACGCAGCTTCACTCTTTACGATATCAATGTCGCCGACATCACCGACAGCACCGCCTACGAACTCGCCTTTATCGAAGTCAAGGAAGATGAGCGCAGCGTTGGCTACGATGCTCAGGCAAGGACCAGCGAGTATGAGTTGACGATGGTGGTCGAATTCACTCTGCTTAACAACGAGGGCTTAACACTGATCCCGCCTCGAAAAGTCTATGCTGAGAAAATCTATTACAACAACCCCGATAACGTCATCGCCTCCGATAATGAAAAAGAGCTGTTGCTGCGTGATTTGCGCACCCAGTTAGCGGTCAGCATCGTCAACCAGCTCGCCACCATCGACGACCAACGCTTGCTAGAGCTACAAGCGCAGGCCGAGGAACAGCAACAACAGAATCCGACACCACCGGCTGCCACATCAGACTCATCGTTTTTCGATCAGCCTTAA
- the ybeY gene encoding rRNA maturation RNase YbeY — protein sequence MSADLDLQIVIEQAVPEQALFQRWVDAAIGDRREQAELTLRITDSAEVRELNNTYRGKDKTTNVLSFPADLPPELNIPLLGDIIISAEVVEHEAMEQGKTCEAHWAHMVIHGTLHLLGYDHIDDEEADAMESLETLLLTQLGYANPYRHDDI from the coding sequence ATGTCGGCCGACCTCGACCTACAAATCGTTATCGAGCAAGCCGTGCCGGAGCAGGCGCTGTTTCAACGCTGGGTCGATGCCGCCATTGGTGATCGCCGTGAACAGGCAGAACTGACCCTGCGCATTACCGACAGCGCCGAGGTACGCGAACTCAACAACACCTATCGCGGCAAGGACAAGACCACCAACGTGCTGTCGTTTCCCGCCGACTTGCCGCCAGAGCTCAACATCCCTCTGCTGGGCGACATTATTATCAGCGCCGAAGTCGTCGAGCATGAGGCCATGGAACAGGGGAAGACCTGCGAGGCTCACTGGGCTCATATGGTCATTCACGGCACACTCCACCTGCTGGGCTATGATCATATTGATGATGAAGAGGCCGACGCTATGGAGTCGCTGGAAACCTTGCTGCTGACACAGTTAGGCTACGCAAACCCCTATCGCCACGACGATATTTAG
- a CDS encoding globin, whose protein sequence is MYQHQAEIVDASIKRAKERCNANQLALQMMTTFFQHFPETAEIFAPFDLNKVSLIKFCKVGDALLDAVKHPDYSVTATEEELYRHLTYNVRDTGYYFGLIDAYVATIQTALGNEWTSAENEAWQDTVAGMRFNINQASQQL, encoded by the coding sequence ATGTATCAGCACCAGGCAGAAATTGTCGACGCCTCCATCAAACGCGCCAAAGAGCGCTGCAACGCCAACCAGTTGGCTCTGCAGATGATGACGACATTCTTCCAGCACTTCCCAGAAACGGCAGAAATCTTCGCCCCCTTCGACCTCAACAAGGTCAGCTTGATTAAGTTTTGCAAGGTTGGCGACGCATTACTGGATGCCGTTAAACACCCCGATTACTCCGTCACCGCCACCGAGGAAGAGCTTTACCGCCACCTGACCTATAACGTCAGAGACACGGGGTATTACTTCGGTCTCATTGATGCCTATGTCGCCACCATCCAGACGGCTCTTGGCAATGAGTGGACAAGTGCAGAAAACGAGGCCTGGCAGGATACTGTCGCCGGCATGCGGTTCAATATTAACCAGGCGTCCCAACAACTATAA
- a CDS encoding PhoH family protein → MNTFTATEKRVTLEPNTPQLLANLCGQLDCNLRQVEQRLGVRIHNRGNQFSIHGGPDQVRVCAQLLKQLHKEAQQQQDISPELVHLYLQESGMETLLEINNGDNIDELDGGTVVKTKKMIIKPRGGNQQRYVDAINKNDINFGIGPAGTGKTFLAVAAAAQALEQDEVRRIMLVRPAVEAGEKLGFLPGDLAQKIDPYLRPLYDALYEMLGIEKVAKLIERNVIEIAPLAFMRGRTLNNSFIILDESQNTTREQMKMFLTRIGFGSTAVITGDITQIDLPRGTKSGLCHAIDVLDGVKGISFTHFESKDVVRHPLVQRIVEAYDDHSEESS, encoded by the coding sequence TTGAACACATTTACAGCTACCGAAAAACGCGTCACCCTCGAGCCCAACACTCCTCAGTTACTCGCTAACCTCTGCGGCCAACTCGATTGTAATCTCCGCCAAGTAGAACAGCGACTTGGCGTTCGCATTCACAATCGCGGCAATCAATTTTCAATCCATGGCGGCCCGGATCAAGTCAGGGTTTGCGCCCAGCTACTGAAGCAACTGCATAAAGAAGCACAACAGCAGCAAGACATCAGCCCTGAACTGGTCCACTTGTATCTGCAGGAATCCGGCATGGAGACGCTGCTCGAAATCAATAACGGCGACAACATCGACGAACTCGATGGCGGCACCGTGGTCAAGACCAAGAAGATGATTATCAAGCCTCGCGGTGGTAATCAGCAACGCTATGTCGACGCGATCAACAAGAACGATATCAACTTTGGCATCGGCCCCGCCGGTACCGGCAAGACCTTTCTTGCCGTCGCCGCGGCAGCACAGGCGCTGGAACAGGATGAGGTTCGCCGAATTATGCTGGTGCGCCCAGCGGTCGAAGCGGGCGAGAAACTCGGCTTTCTCCCCGGCGATTTAGCGCAGAAAATTGACCCCTACCTTCGTCCGCTTTATGACGCCTTGTATGAGATGCTTGGCATCGAGAAAGTCGCCAAGCTGATTGAGCGCAACGTTATCGAGATTGCGCCTCTGGCCTTTATGCGTGGCCGCACACTGAACAACTCGTTTATCATTCTCGACGAGAGCCAAAACACCACCCGCGAGCAGATGAAGATGTTTCTGACCCGCATAGGTTTTGGCTCCACCGCCGTCATCACCGGTGACATCACTCAGATCGACCTGCCCCGGGGCACCAAATCCGGTCTTTGTCATGCCATCGATGTATTAGATGGGGTTAAGGGCATTAGCTTTACCCACTTCGAAAGCAAGGACGTGGTTCGCCACCCGCTGGTGCAGCGCATTGTCGAAGCCTATGACGACCACTCAGAAGAGTCATCCTGA
- the leuS gene encoding leucine--tRNA ligase, whose amino-acid sequence MEELYSPKKLEAQSQQYWEQSKSFEVDIDDSKEKYYCLAMFPYPSGKLHMGHVRNYTITDVITRYQRMLGKNVLQPMGWDAFGLPAENAAMNNNTAPAKWTDENIAYMKTQLKSLGFGYDWSRELATCKPDYYRWEQWFFTRLYEKGMVYKKMATVNWDPVDQTVLANEQVVDGRGWRSGALVERKEIPQWFIKITDYADELLNDLDQLDEWPDQVKQMQRNWIGKSRGITMHFALQQPIANVADGFDVYTTRPDTIMGVTYVSLAAEHPIALKLAEDNSALADFIAECKTQSVSEADMSVMEKKGMDTGLKALHPITGEEVSVWVANYVLMDYGSGAVMAVPAHDQRDYEFAKAYQLPITQVIKPADGSDIDLEQAAYTEKGILVNSSQFDGLDFDAAFDAISQVLIANNKGETTTNYRLRDWGVSRQRYWGTPIPMLNLPEGGEIPVPMDRLPVLLPTDVVMDGVNSPIKSDLEWRKTEYNGQPAEHETDTFDTFMESSWYYARFTCKNVNDMMLDPEQANYWLPVDQYVGGIEHAILHLLYARFFHKLMRDEGLVNSDEPFKRLLCQGMVLAETYYREEDNGGKSWFAPTDVKVERDEKGRIATATLIADGQPVIAGGVTKMSKSKNNGIDPQDAIEIYGADTVRLFTMFAAPPEQTLEWSDSAVEGANRFIKRVWRLAYSHVQNDQVALDIDSLNDKQQGLRRKIHQTIAKVSDDCGRRQTFNTAIAAVMELVNDTSKFKEDGGQNSAIIRESLEAVTLLLSPITPHLSHALWHALGHEGAVVDAHWPTVDEAALVQANIPLIVQVNGKVRSKLSVSADSSKEQLEAIALADENVQRFMDGKAVRKVIVVPGKLVNIVVG is encoded by the coding sequence ATGGAAGAACTATATTCTCCGAAAAAACTCGAAGCTCAATCTCAACAATACTGGGAGCAGAGCAAAAGCTTTGAAGTCGACATAGACGACAGCAAAGAGAAGTACTACTGCCTGGCCATGTTCCCTTACCCCAGTGGTAAGCTGCACATGGGCCATGTCCGCAACTACACCATTACCGACGTGATCACTCGTTATCAGCGTATGCTCGGCAAAAATGTCCTTCAGCCAATGGGCTGGGATGCCTTCGGCCTACCCGCCGAAAACGCTGCGATGAACAACAATACCGCACCGGCCAAGTGGACCGATGAAAACATCGCCTACATGAAGACCCAGCTCAAAAGTCTGGGCTTTGGCTATGATTGGAGCCGCGAATTAGCGACCTGTAAGCCTGACTACTATCGCTGGGAGCAATGGTTTTTCACCCGCCTGTACGAGAAGGGCATGGTCTATAAGAAAATGGCCACCGTTAACTGGGATCCCGTCGATCAGACCGTATTAGCCAACGAACAGGTTGTCGATGGCCGCGGCTGGCGCTCAGGTGCTCTGGTCGAGCGCAAAGAAATTCCGCAGTGGTTTATTAAAATCACCGATTACGCCGATGAACTGCTAAACGATCTCGATCAGCTGGATGAGTGGCCGGATCAGGTCAAGCAGATGCAGCGCAACTGGATTGGTAAGAGCCGAGGCATTACCATGCACTTCGCCCTGCAGCAGCCAATTGCCAACGTTGCCGACGGCTTCGATGTCTACACCACCCGCCCCGACACCATTATGGGCGTGACCTACGTCAGTCTGGCCGCCGAGCACCCGATAGCCTTAAAGCTGGCCGAGGACAACAGCGCCCTGGCCGACTTTATCGCCGAGTGCAAGACTCAATCTGTCTCCGAGGCGGATATGTCGGTGATGGAAAAGAAAGGCATGGATACCGGCCTCAAAGCCCTCCACCCCATTACCGGAGAAGAGGTCTCTGTCTGGGTCGCCAACTATGTGTTAATGGATTACGGCTCTGGCGCCGTCATGGCCGTTCCTGCGCACGACCAACGCGATTACGAATTTGCCAAGGCCTACCAGCTGCCGATCACCCAGGTGATCAAGCCCGCCGATGGCAGTGACATCGATCTCGAGCAAGCAGCCTATACCGAGAAAGGTATTTTGGTAAATTCCAGTCAGTTTGACGGACTCGACTTCGATGCCGCCTTCGACGCAATTTCCCAAGTGCTTATCGCTAACAACAAGGGCGAGACAACTACCAACTACCGTTTACGTGACTGGGGTGTCAGCCGCCAGCGCTATTGGGGCACGCCCATTCCCATGCTGAACCTGCCTGAGGGTGGCGAAATCCCAGTACCCATGGATCGCCTGCCAGTATTGCTGCCAACCGACGTGGTCATGGACGGTGTTAACTCACCGATCAAGAGCGACCTTGAGTGGCGTAAAACAGAGTACAATGGTCAGCCGGCAGAACACGAGACCGATACCTTCGACACCTTTATGGAGTCGAGCTGGTACTACGCCCGCTTCACCTGTAAGAACGTCAACGACATGATGCTCGACCCTGAGCAGGCCAATTACTGGCTGCCTGTCGACCAGTATGTCGGCGGCATCGAACACGCAATTTTACACTTACTGTACGCCCGCTTTTTCCACAAGCTGATGCGAGACGAAGGCTTGGTAAACAGTGACGAGCCCTTCAAGCGTCTACTTTGTCAGGGCATGGTATTGGCCGAGACCTATTACCGTGAAGAAGACAACGGCGGCAAGAGCTGGTTTGCCCCAACCGATGTTAAGGTAGAGCGCGATGAGAAAGGACGCATCGCCACTGCCACCTTGATTGCCGATGGACAGCCGGTTATTGCCGGTGGCGTTACCAAGATGTCGAAGTCAAAAAACAACGGCATCGATCCACAGGACGCTATTGAAATTTACGGCGCCGACACCGTCCGCCTTTTCACCATGTTTGCTGCGCCCCCAGAACAGACCCTGGAGTGGTCTGACTCTGCCGTTGAAGGCGCCAACCGCTTTATCAAACGTGTTTGGCGTCTTGCCTACAGCCACGTGCAAAATGATCAAGTCGCCCTCGACATCGACAGCTTGAACGACAAGCAACAGGGTCTGCGTCGCAAAATCCATCAGACCATTGCCAAGGTCAGCGATGACTGTGGCCGTCGACAAACCTTTAATACTGCGATCGCTGCGGTGATGGAATTAGTCAACGACACCAGCAAGTTCAAGGAAGATGGCGGCCAAAACTCCGCTATTATTCGCGAATCGCTGGAAGCGGTAACCCTGTTGCTATCGCCTATAACGCCCCACCTCAGCCACGCGCTGTGGCATGCCTTAGGGCATGAGGGCGCCGTGGTCGACGCCCACTGGCCCACCGTCGATGAGGCCGCACTCGTTCAGGCCAATATCCCATTGATTGTTCAGGTCAATGGCAAGGTACGTTCAAAGCTAAGCGTCAGCGCCGACTCCAGCAAGGAGCAGCTTGAGGCTATCGCCTTGGCCGATGAGAACGTCCAGCGCTTCATGGATGGCAAGGCCGTTCGCAAGGTCATTGTGGTACCGGGTAAGCTGGTCAACATCGTTGTCGGCTAG
- the miaB gene encoding tRNA (N6-isopentenyl adenosine(37)-C2)-methylthiotransferase MiaB, producing MSETVKKLFIKTHGCQMNEYDSARMSDLLGESHKLVVTDNEAEADVLLLNTCSIREKAQEKVFHQLGRWRSLKETNPDLVIGVGGCVASQEGDAISKRAPFVDVIFGPQTLHRLPEMIDASKSSLNKKAVVDISFPEIEKFDRLPEPKVDGPSAFVSIMEGCSKYCTFCVVPYTRGEEVSRPFDDVIAEIAILAGKGVREVNLLGQNVNAYRGDNHEGEIIDFAELITFVAAIPGIDRIRYTTSHPTEFSDALIDVYATVPELVSHLHLPVQSGSDRILALMKRNHMAIEYKSKIRRLRKIRPDISMSSDFIIGFPGESEKDFQDTMDLIGDIGFDMSFSFIYSARPGTPAADLIDDTPMETKKERLAILQQRINQKAMEISRRMVGSEQTLLVTGVSRKDPGELQGRTENNRVVNFKADDHSIIGKFVDVTINDAYANSLRGTLLDRPAR from the coding sequence ATGTCCGAGACGGTCAAAAAACTCTTTATCAAAACCCACGGCTGCCAGATGAATGAGTATGATTCTGCCCGCATGAGTGACTTGCTGGGTGAGAGCCATAAACTGGTTGTCACCGATAACGAGGCCGAGGCCGACGTCTTATTGCTGAACACCTGCTCTATACGGGAAAAGGCCCAGGAGAAAGTCTTCCATCAGCTCGGGCGCTGGCGTTCGCTGAAGGAAACCAACCCCGATTTAGTCATCGGTGTCGGTGGCTGTGTCGCCTCACAGGAGGGTGACGCCATCAGCAAACGCGCCCCGTTTGTCGATGTAATCTTTGGCCCGCAGACCTTACACCGCCTACCGGAAATGATCGACGCATCAAAATCCAGCCTAAACAAGAAAGCCGTGGTCGATATCAGCTTCCCAGAGATCGAGAAGTTCGACCGCCTGCCTGAACCGAAGGTCGACGGTCCATCAGCCTTTGTGTCAATTATGGAAGGCTGCTCAAAGTACTGTACCTTCTGCGTCGTGCCGTATACCCGCGGCGAAGAAGTCAGCCGCCCCTTCGACGATGTCATCGCAGAGATTGCCATTCTCGCCGGCAAGGGTGTCCGCGAGGTCAATCTATTGGGTCAAAACGTGAACGCCTATCGTGGTGATAACCACGAGGGCGAAATCATCGATTTCGCTGAGTTGATCACCTTTGTTGCCGCTATTCCCGGTATCGATCGCATTCGCTACACCACCTCACATCCGACAGAATTCAGTGACGCCCTAATTGACGTATACGCCACCGTGCCGGAATTGGTCAGCCACCTGCATCTGCCGGTACAGAGTGGATCCGACCGTATTTTAGCGTTGATGAAACGCAACCATATGGCGATCGAGTACAAGTCTAAGATCCGCCGTCTGCGTAAAATCCGTCCTGACATATCGATGTCCTCAGACTTCATCATTGGCTTCCCCGGCGAATCTGAAAAAGACTTTCAAGACACCATGGATCTGATTGGCGATATCGGCTTCGACATGTCATTCAGCTTCATCTATAGCGCCCGTCCAGGCACCCCTGCCGCCGACTTGATCGACGACACTCCAATGGAGACCAAGAAAGAACGCCTGGCGATACTACAACAACGGATCAACCAAAAGGCGATGGAAATCAGCCGTCGCATGGTTGGCAGCGAACAGACCTTGCTGGTGACAGGGGTTTCAAGAAAAGACCCCGGCGAGCTCCAGGGCCGTACCGAAAACAACCGCGTGGTTAACTTCAAGGCCGACGATCACAGCATCATCGGTAAGTTCGTCGATGTCACCATCAATGACGCCTACGCCAACTCTCTTCGCGGCACGTTGCTAGACCGACCCGCCCGCTAA
- a CDS encoding DUF1820 family protein: MSSLSVYKIVFLSHDQLIELYARAIFESDMPGFIEVEEFVFDNINGEKTDVEEKLKAEFSGVKRSFLPMHNIVRIDEVEKEGEVKVRDAERKSAKVTPFPQRLAVRNREPQDGED; the protein is encoded by the coding sequence ATGTCTTCGTTGTCCGTTTATAAAATAGTTTTCCTCAGCCACGATCAACTCATCGAGCTTTATGCGCGCGCTATTTTTGAAAGTGATATGCCCGGTTTTATTGAGGTTGAAGAGTTTGTATTCGATAATATAAATGGCGAAAAAACCGACGTAGAAGAAAAGCTTAAGGCAGAATTCAGTGGAGTTAAGCGCAGTTTTCTCCCGATGCATAACATCGTGCGCATCGATGAAGTCGAGAAAGAAGGTGAGGTAAAGGTTCGAGATGCCGAACGTAAATCGGCCAAGGTAACGCCTTTCCCGCAGCGTTTGGCGGTGCGTAATCGAGAGCCGCAGGACGGCGAAGATTAA
- the holA gene encoding DNA polymerase III subunit delta has protein sequence MKLSPNQFDQHAKSGLLPIYWCCGDESLLVQEAGEALRRVAASQGFDERELHHVDSSFSWAETLTSANSLSLFASRKIIEIRLKAGKLDEQAGKALASYLDNPNPDTIILLISAKLDSNASRSKGYKLVDKVGGIVTLWPIEGYQLVKWIEQRLNAAKLKADQEACQLLADRVEGNLLAAVQEIEKLKLLVDGDTVTAKTVMQVVADSSRYTVFNLSDRMLTGNPGEALKVLNGLRGEGAEVILILWALTREVRILVQLASSTNINASFKQLRIFDRRQPIYRKALSRMSKRQGLGALDHCRRIDNMAKGAEKGNVWDELSLLVLTVCGHSLAIQQP, from the coding sequence ATGAAACTGAGCCCAAACCAGTTCGACCAGCATGCTAAATCTGGCCTATTACCCATTTATTGGTGCTGCGGTGACGAGTCACTCTTAGTGCAAGAGGCGGGCGAGGCACTGCGCCGGGTCGCCGCCAGCCAGGGTTTTGATGAGCGGGAGTTACACCATGTCGACAGCAGCTTTAGCTGGGCAGAAACACTGACCAGCGCCAACAGTTTATCGCTGTTCGCCAGTCGTAAAATCATCGAGATTCGGCTGAAGGCAGGCAAGCTTGATGAGCAGGCCGGCAAGGCCTTGGCCAGCTATTTAGACAACCCCAATCCCGACACCATCATCCTATTAATCAGCGCCAAACTCGACAGCAATGCCAGCCGCAGTAAAGGTTACAAGTTAGTTGATAAAGTTGGGGGGATTGTCACGCTCTGGCCGATTGAAGGCTACCAACTGGTTAAATGGATAGAGCAGCGCCTCAATGCGGCCAAACTCAAGGCTGATCAAGAGGCCTGTCAGCTATTGGCCGACAGAGTTGAGGGCAACCTTCTCGCCGCCGTACAAGAAATAGAAAAACTCAAACTATTAGTCGACGGTGATACGGTGACTGCTAAGACAGTGATGCAGGTCGTTGCCGACAGTTCCCGATATACTGTGTTCAACCTCAGCGACAGGATGCTCACGGGTAACCCCGGCGAAGCTCTTAAGGTCCTCAATGGTTTGCGCGGCGAAGGAGCGGAAGTCATTTTGATACTGTGGGCGCTAACCCGCGAGGTTCGCATTCTCGTCCAATTGGCCAGCAGCACTAACATCAATGCCAGCTTTAAGCAGCTGAGAATCTTTGACCGACGCCAGCCAATATATCGCAAAGCCTTATCCCGGATGAGCAAGCGGCAAGGCCTCGGGGCGCTCGACCACTGTCGACGCATTGACAATATGGCTAAGGGAGCAGAAAAGGGTAATGTTTGGGATGAGCTATCACTGCTTGTTTTAACCGTCTGTGGTCACTCGCTCGCCATCCAGCAGCCCTGA